The Zingiber officinale cultivar Zhangliang chromosome 10A, Zo_v1.1, whole genome shotgun sequence genome contains a region encoding:
- the LOC122026193 gene encoding uncharacterized protein LOC122026193 isoform X1, which produces MLLTGFSVDAFGTLTISLVILFHILAIPCIYLVVRLRSQIRQRDFLKLGFFNGPYTTRIFLVIIAICWSLSEIARLSFLKRSLGFSLTWQRTLCKLYILFNLGFSEPSVLLTILFLLRASLQKRESGALSWGWNKKTIGYIFIFSLPIFLMQLTLGFAGPRLFRITKGSGKKDKYFTKASVLVGENCICIYPLFSTILLGIFHAVLVSYITCIGMRVYSSVINKQLLRRIFWLVSSVIFSLPARVLLLGFSVLPQSGNLTCELIVFLAFLNMLFCTVVGIIVLVYLPVADSMALRRNLEGRGIIDIPYDDYYNDSAALVANQSCSRDTRRSSDVSTKPGSISFRTMIMDDLPGSDEISLSVPLHIGSPSGSSTPVRHILPLREIPRY; this is translated from the coding sequence ATGCTCCTGACCGGTTTCAGTGTCGATGCATTTGGCACATTGACCATATCTCTTGTGATCTTGTTCCATATTTTGGCTATACCATGCATCTACCTAGTTGTCCGCTTGCGTTCACAGATTCGGCAAAGGGATTTTCTCAAGCTTGGTTTCTTTAATGGGCCCTACACCACCCGCATTTTTCTCGTTATAATTGCAATTTGTTGGAGCTTAAGTGAAATTGCTAGGCTAAGTTTTTTGAAAAGAAGTTTGGGCTTCAGTTTGACATGGCAGAGGACTTTGTGCAAGCTTTACATCCTCTTCAATCTTGGCTTTTCAGAGCCTTCTGTCCTCCTTACAATTTTGTTCCTTCTACGTGCCTCTTTGCAGAAGAGGGAATCAGGCGCTTTGTCCTGGGGATGGAACAAAAAAACCATTGGGTATATTTTCATTTTCTCCCTTCCAATTTTTCTTATGCAACTTACCCTGGGTTTTGCTGGGCCCAGGCTTTTTCGCATCACAAAGGGTAGTGGAAAGAAGGACAAATACTTCACAAAAGCTAGTGTCTTGGTCGGAGAGAATTGCATATGTATTTATCCTCTGTTTAGCACTATTCTTCTGGGGATTTTTCATGCAGTCCTCGTCAGTTATATCACGTGCATTGGCATGCGGGTGTACTCTTCAGTGATCAACAAACAGCTTCTCCGACGGATCTTTTGGCTGGTATCCTCTGTTATTTTTTCTCTTCCAGCGAGGGTACTTCTCCTAGGTTTCTCTGTCCTACCTCAATCAGGCAACTTGACATGCGAGCTGATTGTATTCTTGGCCTTTTTGAACATGTTGTTTTGCACAGTGGTCGGCATTATTGTATTGGTCTACTTGCCAGTGGCAGATTCTATGGCTCTGCGAAGAAATCTAGAGGGTAGAGGGATAATAGACATTCCATATGATGATTATTACAACGACAGTGCAGCCCTTGTAGCCAACCAGAGCTGCAGTCGGGACACCAGGAGGAGCTCTGATGTATCTACAAAGCCTGGCTCGATATCTTTTAGGACGATGATCATGGATGACCTTCCTGGCTCAGATGAGATAAGCTTGTCGGTCCCTCTGCATATCGGTTCTCCTTCAGGTTCTTCAACACCGGTAAGGCACATTCTTCCACTTAGAGAAATCCCTAGATACTAA
- the LOC122026194 gene encoding cytochrome c-like — translation MTINFPVSRQFRQLEERFYKNPIAVWEERIGKVEKGKRKGSINLDRSMASFGEAPPGDLKAGEKIFKTKCAQCHTVEKGAGHKQGPNLNGLFGRQSGTTAGYSYSAANKNMAVIWEEKTLYDYLLNPKKYIPGTKMVFPGLKKPQERADLIAYLKQATA, via the exons ATGACGATCAATTTCCCGGTCAGCCGACAATTTAGACAGTTGGAGGAACGCTTTTATAAGAACCCCATTGCCGTGTGGGAGGAAAGGATCGGAAAAGTGGAAAAGGGAAAACGAAAGGGGAGCATCAACCTAGATCGATCGATGGCGTCGTTTGGGGAAGCTCCGCCGGGCGATCTCAAGGCCGGGGAGAAGATCTTTAAGACCAAATGCGCGCAGTGCCACACCGTGGAAAAGGGCGCCGGCCACAAGCAAG GGCCGAATTTGAACGGACTTTTCGGGAGACAATCTGGGACGACTGCAGGTTACTCTTACTCCGCTGCTAACAAGAACATGGCTGTGATATGGGAGGAGAAGACATTATACGATTACTTGCTTAACCCTAAGAAA TATATTCCTGGTACTAAGATGGTTTTTCCTGGTTTGAAGAAGCCGCAAGAGCGTGCGGATCTAATTGCTTATCTCAAACAGGCAACTGCCTAA
- the LOC122026193 gene encoding uncharacterized protein LOC122026193 isoform X4 produces the protein MASLQRLPPRLGFLLAILRSPSHLTAGDGLSSTNKPQLASCFISVALLCRSCSSSLLSLTLHLSAVAVRESFHSASSVHLPLHFTPDRASSQSSAHLDPGSPDLVPSLVTAVLEVWGSSLPLGTLFARDPGRYWNLYEPKRWLFFFFSCNVKMLCIYDGR, from the exons ATGGCGTCGCTTCAGCGATTGCCACCTCGGCTCGGATTTCTTCTAGCCATCCTGCGGTCACCGAGCCACCTGACAGCTGGTGATGGTCTGTCATCAACCAACAAACCCCAACTGGCCAGCTGCTTCATCTCTGTGGCTTTGCTGTGTCGCTCGTGTTCGTCGTCCTTGCTGTCTCTCACGCTCCATCTCTCTGCTGTCGCCGTCCGTGAGAGTTTTCATTCTGCTTCCTCTGTCCATCTTCCCCTCCATTTCACGCCAGATCGGGCTTCTTCGCAGTCCTCTGCCCATCTAGACCCCGGGTCACCGGACTTGGTTCCGTCCTTGGTCACGGCGGTGCTCGAGGTTTGGGGTTCTTCGCTGCCGCTCGGAACTCTCTTTGCTCGCGATCCAG GCAGATATTGGAATTTGTATGAACCGAAGAGGTggctttttttcttcttctcatgTAATGTGAAAATGTTATGCATCTACGATGGGCGATGA
- the LOC122026193 gene encoding uncharacterized protein LOC122026193 isoform X3 → MASLQRLPPRLGFLLAILRSPSHLTAGDGLSSTNKPQLASCFISVALLCRSCSSSLLSLTLHLSAVAVRESFHSASSVHLPLHFTPDRASSQSSAHLDPGSPDLVPSLVTAVLEVWGSSLPLGTLFARDPVLKLKQSAVINWSMQKSSTCIRRFPFILKICDMV, encoded by the exons ATGGCGTCGCTTCAGCGATTGCCACCTCGGCTCGGATTTCTTCTAGCCATCCTGCGGTCACCGAGCCACCTGACAGCTGGTGATGGTCTGTCATCAACCAACAAACCCCAACTGGCCAGCTGCTTCATCTCTGTGGCTTTGCTGTGTCGCTCGTGTTCGTCGTCCTTGCTGTCTCTCACGCTCCATCTCTCTGCTGTCGCCGTCCGTGAGAGTTTTCATTCTGCTTCCTCTGTCCATCTTCCCCTCCATTTCACGCCAGATCGGGCTTCTTCGCAGTCCTCTGCCCATCTAGACCCCGGGTCACCGGACTTGGTTCCGTCCTTGGTCACGGCGGTGCTCGAGGTTTGGGGTTCTTCGCTGCCGCTCGGAACTCTCTTTGCTCGCGATCCAG TTCTCAAGTTAAAGCAGTCTGCTGTTATCAATTGGAGTATGCAGAAGTCCTCAACATGCATTAGACGTTTTCCTTTCATTTTAAAGATATGTGATATGGTGTAG
- the LOC122026193 gene encoding uncharacterized protein LOC122026193 isoform X2 — protein MLLTGFSVDAFGTLTISLVILFHILAIPCIYLVVRLRSQIRQRDFLKLGFFNGPYTTRIFLVIIAICWSLSEIARLSFLKRSLGFSLTWQRTLCKLYILFNLGFSEPSVLLTILFLLRASLQKRESGALSWGWNKKTIGLFRITKGSGKKDKYFTKASVLVGENCICIYPLFSTILLGIFHAVLVSYITCIGMRVYSSVINKQLLRRIFWLVSSVIFSLPARVLLLGFSVLPQSGNLTCELIVFLAFLNMLFCTVVGIIVLVYLPVADSMALRRNLEGRGIIDIPYDDYYNDSAALVANQSCSRDTRRSSDVSTKPGSISFRTMIMDDLPGSDEISLSVPLHIGSPSGSSTPVRHILPLREIPRY, from the exons ATGCTCCTGACCGGTTTCAGTGTCGATGCATTTGGCACATTGACCATATCTCTTGTGATCTTGTTCCATATTTTGGCTATACCATGCATCTACCTAGTTGTCCGCTTGCGTTCACAGATTCGGCAAAGGGATTTTCTCAAGCTTGGTTTCTTTAATGGGCCCTACACCACCCGCATTTTTCTCGTTATAATTGCAATTTGTTGGAGCTTAAGTGAAATTGCTAGGCTAAGTTTTTTGAAAAGAAGTTTGGGCTTCAGTTTGACATGGCAGAGGACTTTGTGCAAGCTTTACATCCTCTTCAATCTTGGCTTTTCAGAGCCTTCTGTCCTCCTTACAATTTTGTTCCTTCTACGTGCCTCTTTGCAGAAGAGGGAATCAGGCGCTTTGTCCTGGGGATGGAACAAAAAAACCATTGG GCTTTTTCGCATCACAAAGGGTAGTGGAAAGAAGGACAAATACTTCACAAAAGCTAGTGTCTTGGTCGGAGAGAATTGCATATGTATTTATCCTCTGTTTAGCACTATTCTTCTGGGGATTTTTCATGCAGTCCTCGTCAGTTATATCACGTGCATTGGCATGCGGGTGTACTCTTCAGTGATCAACAAACAGCTTCTCCGACGGATCTTTTGGCTGGTATCCTCTGTTATTTTTTCTCTTCCAGCGAGGGTACTTCTCCTAGGTTTCTCTGTCCTACCTCAATCAGGCAACTTGACATGCGAGCTGATTGTATTCTTGGCCTTTTTGAACATGTTGTTTTGCACAGTGGTCGGCATTATTGTATTGGTCTACTTGCCAGTGGCAGATTCTATGGCTCTGCGAAGAAATCTAGAGGGTAGAGGGATAATAGACATTCCATATGATGATTATTACAACGACAGTGCAGCCCTTGTAGCCAACCAGAGCTGCAGTCGGGACACCAGGAGGAGCTCTGATGTATCTACAAAGCCTGGCTCGATATCTTTTAGGACGATGATCATGGATGACCTTCCTGGCTCAGATGAGATAAGCTTGTCGGTCCCTCTGCATATCGGTTCTCCTTCAGGTTCTTCAACACCGGTAAGGCACATTCTTCCACTTAGAGAAATCCCTAGATACTAA